Below is a window of Candidatus Viadribacter manganicus DNA.
CAGAATCGGGAGGAGAGGGCACATGCCGCTGAAACTGTCTTTGCGGCCGGGCGAGAAGTTCGTCGTCAACGGCGCCGTCGTTCAGAACGGTGATCGCCGAGCTGCGCTGGTTTTGCAGAACAAGGCCTCGGTGCTGCGTGAGAAGGACATCATGCAGCAGGACCAGGCCGATACGCCGGCTAAGCGCATCTATTTCCCAATCATGCTCATGTATCTGGATGAGCAGGGGCGGGAGAAGGCGTACGCGGAGTTCGCCGAGCGGCTGGCCGAATTCATGGGCGCTGTAAGAGACCCTACGATCCTGGCCGAATGCATAGGCGTTTCCAAAGAAGTAATGAGCGGGGAATACTACCGCGCGTTGATGCGCTGCCGGAAACTCATCGCGTATGAGGCCGAGCGCTTGGGGCTGAGGCACGATGTCGATCAAGGCGTACCAGCGCGCGGCCACG
It encodes the following:
- the flbT gene encoding flagellar biosynthesis repressor FlbT, translating into MPLKLSLRPGEKFVVNGAVVQNGDRRAALVLQNKASVLREKDIMQQDQADTPAKRIYFPIMLMYLDEQGREKAYAEFAERLAEFMGAVRDPTILAECIGVSKEVMSGEYYRALMRCRKLIAYEAERLGLRHDVDQGVPARGHAG